In the genome of Bosea sp. BIWAKO-01, the window AGAAGCGCAAACGGATCGCTGCGGCCTATGAGCGGCTGCTGGGAGACACTGAGCTGCAGCTTCCGGCTCCGGCCCGGCGTGCGGAACACGTCTTTCATGTCTACGCGATCCAGAGCGAAGAGCGGGACTGGCTGCGGACGGAACTCGCCAAGGCGGGGGTTTCGACGGGCATCCACTATCCTCGCCCGGTTCATCTGCAGCCGGCCTATGCGGGGCTGGGTTACGAGCCCGGCGACTTTCCAGTCTCGGAGCGGCTGGCGCGGCGCTTTCTCTCGCTGCCGATCTTCCCGGAACTTGTCGCGCCCCAGCTGGCGCGGGTCGCTTCCGCTCTTATCCGGTGCTGCGAGGAGCGGCATGTCCGCGCGGTCGATGCCTGAAGCCGTCGATCGTCACCACGCGCAGCTTCCCGCATCAAGGCCACGAAGGCGCCCTCAGGGAGTCCTTTGGGGCGCCAAAGTACAATGAAACGGTTGAAGCTGGGTCCGAGAAATGCAGCTTATCGGGGATTGGCGGTTAACATAAGTTAACTCTTCAGGCCATCGCGCAGCCGTGGCGGAGGGGGTTATGCATCGCATCCAGTCGGCCGTGGCGTCGAACCATGCGGGCGTTGCGCGGGAACGCGTGTGGTGCCTGACATGCCCGTTGCGGCAGAACCCCGCGCTCCATGGCGTGTCGGATGCGGATGCTACGACCCTGGAAGAGTTCAAGCAGGGGCAAAGGTTTGCCGAAGCCGGTAGCGTGATCCTGGAACGAGGCGCGCGGCCCGGGTTGTTCACGCTGTTCTCCGGCTGGGCTGCAGAGTACCGGGCTCTGGGATCCGGCGAGCGTCAGCTCGTCGCCATCCTCCTCCCCGGGGATCTGATCGGTCTCGATACGGTGATGGTGGGCCCGTCAGAGAGCACCATCATTGCCCTTACCCCCGCCATGCTGTGCAGTTTCGCGCCGGCGAGAGTCGACGAGATGTTCCGGCACGAGAGCTTCATGCGGAGCATCACGCGTGCGGCGGTTGCCGGGCGCCGCCGCCTTGTGGATTCGCTGACCGCGCTCGGTGCGGGGCGGACGTCTCGTGCGCTCGCCCATTTCGTCGTGACGTTACACGATCGCCTGCAGATCCGGGGGCTGATGCATGACGGGGGGTTCAAGACGCCGCTCGGGAAACGCCATCTGGCGGAGGCTTGCGGAGTCACCGGGGTTCACCTGCATCGCGTCATGCAATTCCTGCAGGCTGAGCGGGTGATGTCCTTCGCGTCCGGCCAGTTCAGCATTTACGACATGGAGCGCCTGCGCCGTATGGCTGGTCTCTCCGTCAATGGTGCAGAGGCAGAGACAGTCCTCTGATGTTGTCTTCACGATTTTTTGTTCTAAGGGGGGGAGGTAGAAAGGTAACATTTGTTTGGGTATCAGGATAATTTTCTTTGGCTGGCTTAGAATTTATGTAAAATTTAATACATGGAGAAAGCGGCGGCAGTTCTCCTTTTAGACTTATTTTGGCGAAATTTTGGGGCGATTCGTTTTAATTTAAGGATATTGTTATGATGTTCGAAAATATACATGAGAGTCTGCCGCTCATGGCCGATCGGCGGCCATCCCTGACTCGCTCGGGAGCCGAAGAGATTTCGCGTCTCCGAGAGCAGCCTGCCGCGATCATCATCATCGAAGCCAGGCAATTGATCCGTGATTGCCTGGCTTCATCCCTGCTCTCTCAAAGTCGTGATTACGAAGTCGAGACGTTTTCGTCGCTGACGGAATGGCGTCGCGAGCGGTCGAGCCCGCCGCGACCGGGAACGGTCGTTCTGCGCTATGTGAGCGGTCCGCGCTGCCGCAAGGAGATCGAACGGGAGATCGAGGATCTTGCCGTGGATGGCGATGTCTCGCTGGTCCTGCTTTCGGATACCGAGGACGTCGACGAGATGCTGGAGGCCATCGCGACCGGCGCGAAAGGCTATATCCCGACAACGCTTAGCCTCGACGTGGCACGCGGCGCGATGAGCCTGGTGCGTTCGGGCGGAGTGTTCATTCCGTCGGGGAGTCTGTTGTCGCGTCGCGCCGGCAAGCCGGGAGACCCGGTCGGGCCACGGCAAATGTTCACGCCCAGGCAGGCGGCGGTGCTTGAGGCCGTGCAGCATGGAAAGGCGAACAAGGTGATCGCCTATGAGCTCGACCTGAAGGAAAGCACCGTCAAGGTCCATGTCCGCAACGTCATGCGCAAGCTTGGTGCGCATAACAGGACAGAGCTCGCCGTCCTGAGCTTCAACTTGCCGGGCTCGGGTCGGTAGGGCGCGGCAGAGGAGACGCGCGCCCGACAGGTGATACCAGGCCGGGCGCCGGGATCGTGAGGCTCGCTCGCGCAGGATCGCTCAGCCGTGGCTCTGGTCGAGATGGCCGAGGTCGCGGCCTGGGTCGAGGCGATCCCGCACGCGCTGCTTCAGCGCCTTCACGTCGGGGAAGCCGCCATCATTCTTGCGGTCCCAGATCAGCACGTCGTCATAATGGATCTGGAAGGTCCCGCCTGTACCGGGCAGGAGCGCGACTTCGCCAAGATCGGGGCCGAAGGTCGAGAGCAGTTCCTGGGCCATCCAGGCCGAGCGCAGCAGCCAGTTGCATTGCGTGCAGTAGGTGATGGCAATGCGGGGGCGCACGGTGTCCGACATGGCGAGAGCCTTGGCTTGCGAGCAGAGAATCCGTTCCGGGCTCGGAACGCTTGACAGCGCTCATGCCAAAATAAGCCTGACGGAACAAGCAACGCGACGACAGGGCTGATCCCGTCGGCGCGCAGGCGTGTGCCGGCCTGCCAGCCTGATCGAGGCCGGCTTTAGCTCACATCTTCTTGCCGTCCTTGTCGTACTGCTTGAGGAAGGCGGTGAGATCCTTGATCTCCTGTTCGTTCTTGATGCCGGCGAAGACCATCTTGGTGCCGGGGATCTTGGCCCGCGGATCCTTGATGTACTCGGCAAAGACGGCCTCGTCCCAGGTGATGCCAGAGTTCTTGTTGGCGTTGGAGTAGCTGTAGCCCTCGACGGAACCGGAATGCCGGCCGAAGAGACCGTTCAGGATGGGCCCCACCGTATTCTTGGCGCTTTCGCCAAGCTGGTGGCAGGCGCGACACTTGTTCCAGGAGCGCTCGCCGGCGGCGACGTCCTGGGCTTGGGCTGAATTCCCGAAGATCGCGGTAGCGATCAGGATCGTGGCGCAGGCAATCGCTTTCATCATGGTTCCTTCACCGGCAAGCAGGCCGCGCGGAATCGCGCGGCGGGAAATTCAGAATGCTTCCAATCGGCGCCTGGGCCAATCACGTGAACATGTCGGCGGTGATGCCGGCATACCAGCCGATGTTCTCGGCCTGGGTCTGTTTGCGCAACTCGTCGCTCTCGCCGGGCTGCGAGACAAAGGTCTCGACAGCGGCGATTTTGCCGTCTTTCGGCTCATATCGACCGCCAACCTTGATGGCGTCGTCGGTGTCGACGAGGCTCCAGCAGGTGTTGACGTAGCGCGGCGGGAAGGTGCGAGACCCGGACAATTCGCCGCGGATGACCATGGCCGCGACCTTGGCCTGGCTGTTGGCCGAGAAGGCGGATTTCGGCATGTCGCCAGCAATGCAGGCATCGCCGAGGACGAAGATGGCGGGATCGGCTGCCGACTTCATCGTGGCGGGATCGATGGCGCAATAGCCGCCGGCAGGCGCAAGCCCGGCCTCGCGCGCGATCGCGCCCGCCATCTGGGCCGGGATGACGTTGACGAAGGCGCAGTTCTTGTAGGTTTCGAAGCCGGTCACCACGGTGTTGGTCTTGGGGTCGACCGACTTGATGCCGTCATGCACCTTGGGGCCGAGCCACTCGATCATCGTGCCGTAGCGTTTCTCCCAGTCGGGCTGAAAGACGCCCTGCTTGGAAAAGCTCTCCTTCGGATCGAGGATGACAATCTTCGCCTGCTTGCGCCCGGTCTGCATCAGGACATGGGCGAACATCGAGGCACGCTCATAGGGACCTGGCGGGCAGCGATAGGGATTGGGCGGAGTGATCATCACGATCAGGCCGCCATCCGGCACTGCGTCGAGCCGCTCCTTGATCAGCTGGGTCTGGCGTCCGGGCTTCCAGCCATGCGGCATCGCCTCTTCGGCCTCCTTGGACCAGCCTGGGACGGAATCATATTTGAGGTCGATGCCGGGAGAGAGAACGAGCCGATCATAAGGCAGGCGCTCGCCGGTGGAGAGCACGACCTCCTTCTTGTCGCGGTCGATCGCGGTGGCGCGGGCGCGGGCCAGCGTGATGCCGTTGTTCTTCGTCAGCGCGTCGTAGCCATGGACGAGCTCGTCATAGCTCTTGAACCCGCCGATAAAGAGGTTGGAGTGAAAGCAGGTCTGGTAGCGCTCGTTCTCCTCGACCAGCGTCACCGCAATGGCGCCATTGCTGTCCTTGGCGATGTAGCGGGCGGCAGTCGCACCCCCCGCACCGCCACCGACCACGACGACGCGCGGCTTCGCCTGGCCGAGCACCGCGGGGGCGCCAAGGGTTGTCGCTCCGGAGAGGGCCAACCCGGACAGTACCAGTGAACGGCGATCGATCAGCATCTCTCTCTCCCCATTTTCGTCAGTGAATCCGGTGGTCCTGACCCCGGCAGGCCTTCTTCTGTGCCTATCCGACCTTCATGTAGCCAAAGCCCTTGGCCTGCAGCGCAGCCACGGCTGCCACTCCCGACGGCACGAAGCTGATGAACGCGGCATCGCGAGCCTTGGCCTTGTCGAGCTTCAGCCGATCGAAGGTGATCTCGCAGAGATGAATCTTGAGGCCGTTCTTCGCAACATCCTCGATCCGTTCGAAAATCTTGGGCACCATGGCCTCGTCGCGCCAGCTGGTGTCGGTGAGGTCGTTCAGGAAGAACTTCACGCCCTGTCCATGCGCGACGACGACCAACTGCAGGGCGAACGGATCGGCGCCATAGGCAGAGTAATGGTTTGCGATGTTGGTCAGCATCTGAACGAAGCGCTGCGGATCGCCGAAATCACAATGATAGACACAGGCGACATCGGCTTCCTTCTGGAGGTCGGTGAGCTTGAGGTCGCGCGGCGCAGCCCGTGCTGGTGTGGCTGCCGCGGCAAGACCGGAGGCCGCTGCGAGAAGCATGCTGCGACGCGTGGCGTCCGCTGATGAATGTGACATTTGGCCCTCCCTCGGGGTTCGCCGGCTTCCGGTCTATGGAGCTGGTTTGAGGCTGCCGTAATAGCTTGCCAGCGCCTCGACCTCTTCCTGGCTCAGGCGCCCGGCGATGGTGCGCATCACCTGGTTCTCCCGCTGCTTGTCCCTGTAGCTGTTCATCAGTGCGATGAACTGGTCGGCGGGGACGCCGACGATGGCAGGAATTCCTCCATCATGGCGCCCGCTGGTCTGGTGGCAGGCGGTGCATTCCGACGAGAGATACTCGCCGAGCGCGCGGTCGCCGGCCGCCTGTGCGCTGGACATTGCGTGGATCAGCGCCGCAAGGCCGGCCAGTGTGGCCAGGGCCGGCCGGGATGCGCACTCTGCGATGGCGCGGCCTGTCCCCATCAATCCACCTTGGGGGCAGTCTTGGAATCGGGCGTCACATCGAGCACGGCGGCTCGCCCGGTGATCTTCACCTCGGCCTTGCAGTCCTTCATGCAGGGCTCCTTGCCCCAGAACGCCTTCTCGGTGGTTTCGCGGTCATCGTCATAGAAAGCCGCTGCGTTCGGCAGTTTGACGCTGGTGAAGTTCTTATCAGACAGCTCGAACTCCTCGTCCTTCACGATGTCGTTGAGGTAGAGCAGATAGGCTGTCAGGGCATAGATCTCGTCCGGTGAGAGCGATTGCGCATTGCCATAGGGCATGGCGCGGCGGATGTAGTCGTAGACGGTGGAGAGATCCGGCCAGAACGAGCCGATCGTCTTCTCCGGACGGTCCGAGGTCAGGCTGCCCTGGCCGCCTGCCAGCACGGGCCAGCGGCCATTGCCCTGTCCGAACTCGCCATGGCAGCTCGCACATTGCGTCTGGAAGAGCTCGTCGCCCTGCTTCACCGTGCCCTTGCCGGGCGGCAGGCCCATGCCGTCGGGCCGCACGTCGATGTCCCAGGCCTTGATCTCTTCCGGCAACGCCAGGCGGCCGAGATTGAGTTTCGCATGCGCCGGCTGACCGGCCGCGTGCGGGACCGGCTTGGGCTGGGCCTGCTTCTGAGGCTGCGCGATCAATGGGCCGGCTGCGACGACGGCGAGCGCCGCGAAACCCGCAAGCAGGGCGAGCTTAGGCGATCTCGACATTCTCGGTCTCCCCATTCGCCCGGACGAGCCAGGTCTGAATGCCGTTATTGTGGTAGATGGAATTGACGCCGCGCACCTTGCGCAGCTCGTCCTTGGTCGGCTGGACATAGCCGGTGGAATCCATGGCGCGGGACTGGATCAGCAGTTCCTGGCCGGCCCAGTCAAAATCGACATAGAAGCGGGTCAGCGACTTATCGAGAACGGGGCCGTCGATGCGGGCGCTCTGCCAATTCTTGCCGCCGTCGAGCGTGACGTCGACGCGTTTGATCGTGCCGCGTCCAGACCAGGCAAGCCCCGAAAGCACATTGCGCCCCTTATGCTTCAGCGGCGCCTGCGGCGAGGGATTGGTCACCACGGATTTGGCGTCCATGATGAAGGTGAAGCGGCGCGAGCGGCCATCCGCCAGCAGGTCGGTGTATTTCGAGGTTTCCTCGCGCGCCATCCAGGGTTTGTCGCCGACTTCGATGCGGCGCAGCCACTTGACCCAGAGATTGCCTTCCCAGCCGGGGATGACGGCACGCAGCGGATAGCCCTGCTCGGGCCGCAGCGCCTCGCCATTCATGGCGAAGGCGATGAGCACGTCACCCAGCGCCTTCTCGAGCGGTAGCGACCGGTTCATGCCGGAGGAATCAGCACCTTCCAGCATCAGCCATTTGGCGGTCGGCTTCACACCCGCTTCTTCGAGCAGGGCCTTCAGCGGCACGCCCGTATACATGACGTTATGGACCATGCCGTGGGTGAACTGGCAGCCATTGAGCTGCGCGCCGCGCCATTCCATGCCGGAATTGGCGGCGCATTCGAGGAAATAGACGCGGTTCTGCCGCGGCATGCGCCGGATGTCTTCCATGGTGAACACCAGCGGCTTTTCGACCAGGCCGTGGATCATCAGGCGGTGATTGGCCGGCTCGATGTCGGCGATGCCGCCGTGATGGCGCTCGAAGCAGAGGCCGGACGGCGTGATGATGCCGTCGAGTTCATGGAGTGGCGTGAAGTTGACCGAGGATTCCGGGGATGCCGTCAGCCAGGAGACGTCCCGGCGCATGACATGTTTCTCGTGGCGCGAGGGCATTCCGTAGGGCCGCTTGTCGACGCCTTCGCCGAGATAGCGGTTCCAGTCCTGGACTTCGGTGATCAGCGGGTCGGGAGCCCCGGCGCGGGCGCCGGTAGCCGAGGCGGCCAGCCCCGCGCCAGCCATTCCGGCCGCGCCGAGGAAGCGGCGCCTGCTCAGGCTTTCGCGGTTGCGGGGGGAGGTCATGGCGGCAGATTCCTCTGGATTGGGAGGGTTCAGGGAGGACGGCGCGGGTCAGGCGCCGGTCACCTTCACGGCGTCGTTGGGTGTGATCGAAACGGTCTTGGTGCGGGCGACATGGTCGCGAACCACATCCCAGATCGGCGGCCCCTGCGTGCCCTCGTTGACGCTGGCCCAGCCGGCAACGACGTATTTCCGGGAGGCATCGATCGGCTTGCCGGATTTCAGATGCGTCAGCCCGGAGATGCGGCTGCCCATCGGCTTGCCGATATCGATGGCGT includes:
- a CDS encoding response regulator transcription factor; the encoded protein is MFENIHESLPLMADRRPSLTRSGAEEISRLREQPAAIIIIEARQLIRDCLASSLLSQSRDYEVETFSSLTEWRRERSSPPRPGTVVLRYVSGPRCRKEIEREIEDLAVDGDVSLVLLSDTEDVDEMLEAIATGAKGYIPTTLSLDVARGAMSLVRSGGVFIPSGSLLSRRAGKPGDPVGPRQMFTPRQAAVLEAVQHGKANKVIAYELDLKESTVKVHVRNVMRKLGAHNRTELAVLSFNLPGSGR
- a CDS encoding SelT/SelW/SelH family protein, giving the protein MSDTVRPRIAITYCTQCNWLLRSAWMAQELLSTFGPDLGEVALLPGTGGTFQIHYDDVLIWDRKNDGGFPDVKALKQRVRDRLDPGRDLGHLDQSHG
- a CDS encoding NAD(P)/FAD-dependent oxidoreductase, which encodes MLIDRRSLVLSGLALSGATTLGAPAVLGQAKPRVVVVGGGAGGATAARYIAKDSNGAIAVTLVEENERYQTCFHSNLFIGGFKSYDELVHGYDALTKNNGITLARARATAIDRDKKEVVLSTGERLPYDRLVLSPGIDLKYDSVPGWSKEAEEAMPHGWKPGRQTQLIKERLDAVPDGGLIVMITPPNPYRCPPGPYERASMFAHVLMQTGRKQAKIVILDPKESFSKQGVFQPDWEKRYGTMIEWLGPKVHDGIKSVDPKTNTVVTGFETYKNCAFVNVIPAQMAGAIAREAGLAPAGGYCAIDPATMKSAADPAIFVLGDACIAGDMPKSAFSANSQAKVAAMVIRGELSGSRTFPPRYVNTCWSLVDTDDAIKVGGRYEPKDGKIAAVETFVSQPGESDELRKQTQAENIGWYAGITADMFT
- a CDS encoding cytochrome c family protein, with amino-acid sequence MKAIACATILIATAIFGNSAQAQDVAAGERSWNKCRACHQLGESAKNTVGPILNGLFGRHSGSVEGYSYSNANKNSGITWDEAVFAEYIKDPRAKIPGTKMVFAGIKNEQEIKDLTAFLKQYDKDGKKM
- the soxC gene encoding sulfite dehydrogenase, with the protein product MTSPRNRESLSRRRFLGAAGMAGAGLAASATGARAGAPDPLITEVQDWNRYLGEGVDKRPYGMPSRHEKHVMRRDVSWLTASPESSVNFTPLHELDGIITPSGLCFERHHGGIADIEPANHRLMIHGLVEKPLVFTMEDIRRMPRQNRVYFLECAANSGMEWRGAQLNGCQFTHGMVHNVMYTGVPLKALLEEAGVKPTAKWLMLEGADSSGMNRSLPLEKALGDVLIAFAMNGEALRPEQGYPLRAVIPGWEGNLWVKWLRRIEVGDKPWMAREETSKYTDLLADGRSRRFTFIMDAKSVVTNPSPQAPLKHKGRNVLSGLAWSGRGTIKRVDVTLDGGKNWQSARIDGPVLDKSLTRFYVDFDWAGQELLIQSRAMDSTGYVQPTKDELRKVRGVNSIYHNNGIQTWLVRANGETENVEIA
- a CDS encoding Crp/Fnr family transcriptional regulator, coding for MHRIQSAVASNHAGVARERVWCLTCPLRQNPALHGVSDADATTLEEFKQGQRFAEAGSVILERGARPGLFTLFSGWAAEYRALGSGERQLVAILLPGDLIGLDTVMVGPSESTIIALTPAMLCSFAPARVDEMFRHESFMRSITRAAVAGRRRLVDSLTALGAGRTSRALAHFVVTLHDRLQIRGLMHDGGFKTPLGKRHLAEACGVTGVHLHRVMQFLQAERVMSFASGQFSIYDMERLRRMAGLSVNGAEAETVL
- a CDS encoding c-type cytochrome, with the translated sequence MSRSPKLALLAGFAALAVVAAGPLIAQPQKQAQPKPVPHAAGQPAHAKLNLGRLALPEEIKAWDIDVRPDGMGLPPGKGTVKQGDELFQTQCASCHGEFGQGNGRWPVLAGGQGSLTSDRPEKTIGSFWPDLSTVYDYIRRAMPYGNAQSLSPDEIYALTAYLLYLNDIVKDEEFELSDKNFTSVKLPNAAAFYDDDRETTEKAFWGKEPCMKDCKAEVKITGRAAVLDVTPDSKTAPKVD
- a CDS encoding DsrE family protein — translated: MSHSSADATRRSMLLAAASGLAAAATPARAAPRDLKLTDLQKEADVACVYHCDFGDPQRFVQMLTNIANHYSAYGADPFALQLVVVAHGQGVKFFLNDLTDTSWRDEAMVPKIFERIEDVAKNGLKIHLCEITFDRLKLDKAKARDAAFISFVPSGVAAVAALQAKGFGYMKVG